In the Pseudanabaena sp. PCC 7367 genome, one interval contains:
- a CDS encoding PHP domain-containing protein, producing MISQAHALAKIGLSVELKQIFTSVEAHSCPNIYNFHLHSINSDGKMQVEDIVNQAIELGMSHLAITDHHTVAGYRIAKQLLDAKQSDRPDQVLPKLWVGVEINASLMFTEVHILAYGFDPDHAAMQVYLQGKTTAGIDYQAINVINAIHQAGGLAVLAHPVRYRRSAEDLIPVAANLGIDGVETYYSYDNCFPWRPSPVQTENVRRLGDRYGLLHTCGTDSHGLKITKRI from the coding sequence ATGATAAGTCAAGCTCATGCACTTGCAAAAATCGGCTTATCAGTAGAGTTAAAGCAAATTTTTACCAGTGTGGAAGCGCATAGCTGTCCAAATATATATAATTTTCACCTTCACTCCATCAACTCAGATGGCAAAATGCAGGTCGAAGATATTGTGAATCAGGCGATCGAACTGGGCATGTCCCATTTAGCGATCACCGATCACCATACCGTTGCTGGTTATCGTATTGCTAAGCAATTGCTAGATGCCAAGCAAAGCGATCGCCCCGATCAGGTGTTACCCAAACTGTGGGTGGGGGTGGAAATCAACGCCAGCCTTATGTTCACCGAGGTGCATATTTTGGCCTATGGCTTTGACCCAGACCACGCCGCAATGCAGGTTTATTTGCAAGGTAAAACCACAGCGGGGATCGATTACCAGGCAATTAACGTAATTAACGCCATTCATCAGGCCGGTGGTCTGGCAGTTCTGGCACATCCAGTTCGCTATCGCCGATCGGCAGAAGATTTAATTCCCGTTGCTGCCAATCTGGGCATCGATGGCGTAGAGACATACTATAGCTACGATAATTGCTTCCCCTGGCGACCCAGCCCAGTGCAAACCGAGAATGTACGTCGGCTTGGCGATCGCTATGGCCTGCTCCATACCTGCGGCACGGACTCCCACGGACTCAAAATTACCAAACGAATTTAG
- the ndhL gene encoding NAD(P)H-quinone oxidoreductase subunit L gives MIDLINNLPYGLALIAYAVIGGTYLLVVPTMLMFYFKARWYKTSSMERAFICFLVFFFFPGLLLLSPFLNFRPQPRKI, from the coding sequence ATGATTGATCTGATTAACAACCTCCCCTATGGGCTAGCTCTGATTGCCTACGCTGTAATTGGTGGCACTTATCTACTAGTGGTTCCAACCATGCTGATGTTTTACTTCAAAGCCCGCTGGTATAAAACTAGCAGTATGGAGAGAGCCTTCATTTGTTTTTTGGTCTTTTTCTTCTTCCCTGGTCTGTTGCTGCTCTCGCCTTTCCTCAACTTTCGGCCTCAGCCCCGCAAGATCTAG
- a CDS encoding pyruvate dehydrogenase complex E1 component subunit beta, which produces MAEVTFFNALREALDEEMARDPAVYVMGEDVGLYGGSYKVTKDLYQKYGELRLLDTPICENSFMGMAIGSAMTGLRPIVEGMNMGFLLLAFNQISNNAGMLRYTSGGNFKIPLVVRGPGGVGRNLGAEHSQRLESYFQAVPGIKMVACSTPYNAKGLLKAAIRDDNPVLFFEHVLLYNLKQDLPDEEYILPIDKAEIVRPGKDVTILTYSRMRYHVLKALEKLVPNGYDPEVIDLISLKPLDMEAISASLKKTHRLIIVEEDTRFGGIGAEIVASINDNFFDELDAPIVRLASLDVPTPYNSTLENLTIVQPDQIVKAVEEMVGVPV; this is translated from the coding sequence ATGGCAGAGGTAACCTTTTTTAATGCCCTTCGTGAAGCCCTAGATGAAGAAATGGCACGCGATCCAGCCGTCTATGTGATGGGTGAGGATGTGGGTCTTTATGGCGGTTCATATAAGGTTACAAAGGATCTTTATCAGAAGTATGGCGAGCTGCGCTTGCTCGATACCCCCATTTGTGAAAATAGCTTTATGGGCATGGCGATCGGCTCGGCTATGACTGGGCTACGGCCGATCGTGGAAGGTATGAATATGGGCTTTTTGCTCCTGGCCTTCAACCAGATTTCTAATAACGCCGGTATGTTGCGCTATACCTCCGGTGGTAATTTTAAAATTCCATTGGTGGTGCGCGGCCCCGGCGGGGTTGGCCGGAATCTTGGCGCAGAGCATTCCCAACGTCTGGAGTCCTATTTCCAAGCCGTGCCAGGGATCAAGATGGTGGCATGTTCCACTCCCTACAATGCCAAGGGCTTATTAAAAGCCGCGATCCGCGATGATAATCCGGTGCTGTTCTTTGAGCATGTGTTGCTCTATAACCTCAAGCAAGATTTGCCCGACGAAGAATATATATTGCCGATCGACAAAGCTGAAATTGTGCGCCCCGGCAAAGACGTTACGATTCTCACCTACTCGCGGATGCGTTACCACGTGCTGAAGGCGCTGGAAAAATTAGTGCCCAATGGCTATGACCCAGAGGTAATTGATTTAATTTCGCTCAAACCGCTGGATATGGAAGCAATTTCCGCTTCGCTCAAGAAGACCCACCGCTTAATCATTGTCGAAGAAGATACTCGCTTTGGTGGGATCGGCGCGGAGATCGTGGCTTCTATTAATGATAATTTCTTTGATGAATTGGATGCCCCGATCGTGCGATTGGCCTCATTGGATGTGCCGACTCCCTATAACAGCACCCTCGAAAACCTGACGATCGTGCAGCCGGATCAGATTGTTAAGGCAGTGGAAGAAATGGTCGGTGTACCTGTTTAG
- a CDS encoding DUF1428 domain-containing protein, which translates to MHYIDGCVLAVPIGNKDIYKKYAEAVAIVFKEYGALKLIDCWADDVPDGEITSFPMAVKCKEDETVCFSWIVWPSKEVRNDTWPKVMADSRLSNENNPMPFDAKRMIFGGFEMIVDV; encoded by the coding sequence ATGCACTATATCGATGGATGTGTACTTGCAGTACCAATAGGTAATAAAGACATTTACAAAAAGTATGCGGAAGCAGTGGCGATCGTGTTTAAGGAATACGGAGCACTGAAGCTGATCGATTGTTGGGCTGATGATGTCCCTGATGGAGAAATCACCTCTTTCCCCATGGCAGTTAAATGCAAAGAGGATGAAACAGTCTGTTTCTCCTGGATCGTTTGGCCCTCCAAAGAAGTCCGCAATGATACATGGCCGAAAGTTATGGCTGACTCTCGCTTAAGCAATGAGAATAACCCAATGCCGTTTGATGCAAAACGTATGATCTTTGGTGGATTTGAGATGATCGTTGATGTTTAA
- a CDS encoding potassium channel family protein, giving the protein MRARIIVCGLDSTGYKILCLLRQQGVPALGIHDRPIPGEDTGVVVGDQRSASVLVQAGIREAQTLVVASADEAKNLATLMQARVLNPRIRIVNRLFNTSLGDRLDQTLPDHVTMSVAALAAPVFAFAALGSQAIGQLRLFNQTWPINEEYISDRHPWRGRKLSDLWDSRSRMMIYYLPIGDQIDLVSAVLTGKKLEVGDRLLIGSKPNVRTSSHKSWLQKIVTIVTKVRYFHRYSRSVLLVALALIATIFATTIVYAGLQFNVSPIDALYFSMGMITGAGGQEEVVENSPDSIKLFTSLMMLVGAAVIGIWYALLNDFILGTRFRQLWSAASVPQAGHYIVCGLGGVGVQIATQLHSYGHEVVIIERDANNRFLNAIKSLKIPIIFGDAGLSTTLKAANVENAEALLSVTSTDSANLEVALNAKGIAPRIPVVVRYEDAHFAQMAKQIFDFKSVLSPSEIVAPAFAAAALGGRILGNGITADSLWICLATKITPEHPFCGKLAREVAMNADFVPLYIETASQTIHGWNLLDATLDPGDLLYLTIPGSHLEQIWRVTTMPDSSYATTIRAK; this is encoded by the coding sequence ATGCGCGCGCGAATCATAGTCTGTGGATTGGACTCAACTGGATATAAAATTCTTTGCCTGTTGCGTCAGCAAGGGGTGCCCGCACTTGGTATTCACGATCGCCCTATTCCTGGTGAAGATACAGGCGTGGTGGTAGGCGATCAACGCTCAGCTTCGGTGTTGGTGCAAGCGGGAATTCGGGAGGCGCAAACCCTGGTGGTGGCCAGTGCCGATGAGGCCAAAAATTTAGCGACTCTGATGCAAGCTAGGGTGCTGAATCCGCGGATCAGAATTGTCAATCGCCTATTTAATACCAGCCTGGGCGATCGCCTCGATCAAACCCTACCCGACCATGTCACCATGAGTGTGGCAGCTTTGGCAGCACCAGTATTTGCATTTGCAGCACTAGGCTCCCAGGCGATCGGTCAGTTGCGGTTATTTAATCAAACCTGGCCAATTAACGAAGAATACATCAGCGATCGCCATCCTTGGCGGGGGCGCAAACTTAGCGACCTGTGGGATAGTCGATCGCGGATGATGATTTACTATTTGCCGATCGGTGACCAAATCGATCTGGTTTCAGCGGTGTTGACTGGTAAAAAATTGGAAGTGGGCGATCGGCTCCTAATTGGCTCCAAACCAAATGTGCGTACCTCCTCCCATAAAAGTTGGCTGCAAAAGATTGTGACCATTGTCACGAAAGTTCGCTACTTCCACCGCTACAGTCGATCGGTGTTGCTGGTAGCGCTGGCTCTAATTGCCACGATTTTTGCTACCACGATCGTATATGCGGGCTTGCAGTTCAACGTTTCGCCGATCGATGCGCTCTATTTTTCTATGGGCATGATCACTGGAGCGGGTGGTCAAGAGGAAGTAGTTGAAAATTCCCCCGACAGCATTAAGCTATTTACCTCGCTGATGATGTTGGTGGGGGCGGCAGTGATTGGCATTTGGTATGCACTGCTGAATGATTTTATTTTGGGTACCAGGTTTCGGCAGCTTTGGAGTGCGGCCAGTGTTCCCCAGGCAGGACACTACATTGTTTGCGGTCTGGGCGGAGTGGGCGTGCAGATCGCCACCCAACTACATAGCTATGGCCACGAGGTGGTAATTATTGAGCGAGATGCCAACAATCGCTTCCTAAATGCGATTAAGTCGCTCAAAATCCCGATCATTTTTGGGGACGCGGGCTTATCAACAACGCTCAAAGCAGCGAATGTAGAGAATGCCGAAGCGTTGCTGAGTGTGACTAGCACTGATTCTGCCAACTTAGAAGTGGCGCTCAATGCCAAGGGGATCGCACCGCGTATTCCAGTGGTGGTGCGTTATGAAGATGCCCATTTTGCCCAGATGGCTAAGCAAATTTTTGACTTCAAGTCTGTGCTCAGCCCTTCTGAGATCGTGGCACCAGCATTTGCAGCCGCCGCCCTGGGGGGCAGAATTCTGGGTAATGGCATTACCGCCGATAGTCTATGGATTTGTTTAGCTACCAAAATCACACCAGAGCATCCTTTTTGTGGCAAACTAGCCCGTGAGGTGGCTATGAATGCGGATTTTGTGCCGCTTTATATTGAAACTGCTTCCCAGACGATCCACGGCTGGAATTTGCTCGATGCCACGCTCGATCCCGGCGATCTGCTCTATTTGACTATTCCCGGCTCCCACCTCGAACAAATCTGGCGGGTTACGACGATGCCGGATTCAAGTTATGCCACCACGATCAGGGCAAAGTAG
- a CDS encoding DUF2062 domain-containing protein encodes MKLSSRDDRPTQFLRQEQAPPIKPIKLDKKRKKGWQRQLRYIYLRVIRSNSSPKSIARGLAAGVFSGMFPFFGLQTIIALVLAFVLRGNKLVAAIATWISNPITYIPLYMFNFYLGKWLLGGNKAVPFSPMDIGSWNELGSLGGMVLGSLLLGCLVSGTIAGVISYFVGVWLFRRVRKAHYRQRHNAYYELP; translated from the coding sequence ATGAAATTAAGCAGCAGAGACGATCGCCCAACCCAATTTTTGCGCCAAGAACAAGCCCCGCCAATTAAGCCAATTAAGCTGGACAAGAAACGCAAAAAAGGCTGGCAAAGGCAGTTGCGGTATATCTATTTGCGTGTAATTCGATCGAACAGTAGCCCCAAATCGATCGCCAGAGGGCTAGCAGCGGGTGTGTTTTCCGGCATGTTTCCCTTCTTTGGGCTGCAAACTATTATTGCTTTAGTTTTGGCTTTTGTGCTCAGGGGCAACAAGCTAGTGGCTGCGATCGCCACCTGGATTAGTAACCCCATTACCTATATACCGCTCTACATGTTTAATTTCTATCTTGGCAAATGGCTGCTGGGGGGTAATAAAGCGGTGCCCTTTTCACCGATGGATATTGGCTCGTGGAATGAACTGGGTAGTCTTGGTGGTATGGTGCTAGGCAGCTTACTTTTGGGCTGTTTGGTGTCTGGCACGATCGCCGGTGTGATTAGTTATTTTGTGGGTGTCTGGTTGTTTCGGCGAGTGCGAAAGGCTCACTATCGCCAAAGACACAATGCTTATTACGAACTGCCTTAG
- a CDS encoding AbiTii domain-containing protein, whose translation MSIEITHQLKEFTDRLEAIDQLNCDSELEQPLLATPLSGILLELWQLCQSQTENISTLANLANCLEPEIYGYDHKFTLPDYRKVQLDYIDQDGQKINTIDDRYRAWNLTQEISKLEAHQKNGLTLTLIPQITDFLSQMAGQEVFGGYVSAKQVQAIVIATKEQVIKLLTAALT comes from the coding sequence ATGTCTATCGAAATAACCCATCAGCTAAAAGAATTTACCGATCGGTTAGAGGCGATCGATCAGCTTAATTGTGATTCTGAACTAGAGCAACCGCTATTAGCAACGCCATTGAGCGGAATTTTGCTGGAGTTATGGCAGTTATGTCAAAGCCAGACAGAGAACATATCAACCCTAGCCAATCTTGCTAACTGCTTAGAACCAGAGATTTATGGCTATGATCATAAATTTACATTGCCTGACTATCGCAAGGTGCAATTGGATTATATTGACCAGGATGGCCAGAAAATAAACACGATCGACGATCGCTATCGTGCCTGGAATCTGACCCAGGAAATTAGTAAACTCGAAGCCCATCAAAAAAATGGCCTGACCCTTACTTTAATTCCGCAGATCACTGACTTTCTGTCGCAGATGGCTGGCCAGGAAGTATTTGGTGGTTATGTGAGTGCGAAACAAGTCCAAGCGATCGTGATTGCTACCAAAGAGCAAGTCATCAAGTTATTAACAGCGGCTTTAACTTAA
- a CDS encoding DMT family transporter — protein sequence MSKFDRPSKILIWIILTAGIAAISSAALLIRLALQAAGEEGIGVSLSIAAMRLTMATLLLLPINYTQHLGRTKRNPRSTLRSNQREDPKTPPLAQPALALKDELQSDRAINPATKTQAIPRSESTILIAIASGLLLALQFCTWTTSLSYTSIAASTTLVTTNPVWTALIGWWWGKERLSWTTWLGMAIALTGGVVIAQADGDPQTASNPALGNLLALLGAIAMSLYFHLAQQSQKRGLSLNRHIAIAYGSAALFLLPLPFLAQTYYWHFSTQFYGFVFLLAIAPQLIGHTSLNWSLRWTSPTAVAIVTLCEPVLASVLGYLFLSEAVAIVTMIGAALILAGVAISLWQLAQTK from the coding sequence TTGAGTAAGTTTGACAGACCAAGCAAGATCCTGATCTGGATAATTTTAACAGCGGGGATTGCTGCAATTTCCAGCGCTGCCCTTTTAATTCGTCTGGCTTTGCAGGCAGCAGGAGAAGAAGGCATTGGCGTAAGCCTATCGATCGCGGCGATGCGGCTGACAATGGCCACTTTGTTACTACTGCCAATTAACTATACGCAGCATTTAGGCAGAACGAAGAGAAATCCACGATCGACATTGAGATCTAATCAGCGCGAAGATCCAAAAACCCCGCCACTTGCCCAACCAGCATTAGCACTTAAGGATGAGTTGCAATCAGATCGGGCAATTAATCCCGCAACCAAAACTCAAGCAATACCACGATCGGAGTCAACCATCCTGATTGCGATCGCTTCTGGCTTGTTGCTGGCTCTGCAATTTTGCACCTGGACGACCTCTCTTTCCTATACCTCGATCGCTGCTTCTACTACTCTGGTGACCACTAATCCGGTCTGGACAGCCTTGATTGGCTGGTGGTGGGGTAAGGAGCGCCTGAGCTGGACTACCTGGCTGGGAATGGCGATCGCCTTGACTGGTGGCGTGGTCATTGCCCAAGCGGACGGAGATCCACAAACAGCTAGCAATCCGGCACTGGGTAATTTACTGGCTTTGCTGGGTGCAATTGCGATGAGTTTATATTTCCATCTGGCACAGCAATCACAAAAGCGAGGTCTGAGCCTGAATAGGCATATTGCGATCGCCTATGGTAGCGCTGCTCTGTTTTTACTACCCCTGCCGTTTTTAGCCCAAACCTATTACTGGCATTTTTCAACCCAATTCTATGGCTTTGTGTTCTTGCTGGCGATCGCCCCCCAATTGATTGGCCATACTAGCTTGAACTGGTCATTGCGCTGGACTTCACCTACGGCAGTGGCGATCGTGACTCTCTGTGAGCCGGTGTTAGCCAGTGTGCTTGGTTATCTATTCCTATCAGAGGCGGTGGCGATCGTAACCATGATTGGCGCGGCTTTAATTTTGGCTGGGGTGGCGATCAGTCTCTGGCAGTTGGCTCAAACCAAGTGA
- the chlG gene encoding chlorophyll synthase ChlG, whose translation MTSQNPDLSPEASSADQAAELAAEITTETTSSADRIDTDDADAANNADAANNAEAKEAKDADASKGSRTRQMLGMKGADYQETSIWKLRLQLMKPITWIPLIWGVVCGAASSGNYTWTIENVLISAACMLMAGPLLAGYTQTINDYYDREIDAINEPYRPIPSGAIPLKQVVAQIWILLAAGILVAAGLDLWAGHTFPTITLMAALGSFLSYIYSAPPLKLKQNGWLGNYALGSSYIALPWWAGHALFGDLNLTIVIITLVYSFAGLGIAVVNDFKSVEGDRQLGLQSLPVMFGVDKAALISATMIDVFQIAIALYLLAVGEKLLASLLVLLVIPQITFQDMYFLRNPLENDVKYQASAQPFLVIGMLVAGIAMGHAGV comes from the coding sequence ATGACATCTCAAAATCCCGATCTATCCCCTGAAGCAAGTTCAGCCGACCAAGCCGCAGAATTAGCCGCTGAAATCACCACCGAAACAACATCATCAGCCGATCGCATCGATACAGATGATGCAGATGCTGCAAATAATGCAGATGCTGCAAATAATGCAGAGGCGAAAGAGGCCAAAGATGCAGATGCTAGTAAAGGCTCACGCACCAGACAAATGCTGGGGATGAAGGGCGCTGACTATCAAGAAACCTCGATCTGGAAGTTGCGCTTGCAGCTCATGAAGCCGATCACCTGGATTCCTTTGATCTGGGGGGTGGTTTGCGGTGCGGCTTCGTCGGGCAATTATACCTGGACGATCGAGAATGTGCTGATTTCTGCCGCCTGTATGCTGATGGCAGGACCATTACTGGCGGGATATACCCAGACAATCAATGACTATTACGATCGGGAAATTGACGCAATTAATGAGCCCTATCGCCCGATTCCCTCTGGCGCAATTCCGCTCAAGCAGGTAGTAGCTCAAATTTGGATTTTGCTAGCTGCTGGGATTTTAGTGGCGGCTGGTCTGGATCTTTGGGCTGGACACACCTTCCCCACGATCACGCTGATGGCGGCGCTGGGTTCGTTTTTGTCTTATATATATTCTGCGCCTCCTTTGAAACTCAAACAAAATGGCTGGCTGGGTAACTACGCGCTTGGTTCCAGCTACATTGCATTGCCCTGGTGGGCTGGTCATGCTCTGTTTGGCGATCTGAATTTGACGATCGTGATTATTACTCTGGTCTATAGCTTTGCTGGCCTTGGGATCGCGGTGGTAAATGACTTCAAGAGTGTGGAAGGCGATCGCCAACTGGGTCTGCAATCGCTGCCAGTCATGTTTGGTGTGGATAAGGCGGCTTTGATCTCGGCCACGATGATCGATGTATTTCAAATTGCGATCGCGCTCTATCTGTTGGCAGTGGGCGAAAAGCTGTTAGCTAGTCTATTGGTTTTGCTGGTAATTCCCCAAATCACCTTCCAGGACATGTACTTCCTGCGTAACCCACTGGAAAATGATGTTAAATATCAAGCCAGTGCCCAGCCATTTCTGGTGATCGGCATGTTGGTGGCGGGGATTGCAATGGGACATGCGGGAGTTTAG
- a CDS encoding DUF6464 family protein, which translates to MSTEDIDLPTEVLIGNSTTPLGKIYLDWKPQPGNYLEIDGQAYTVLERRHNYQFRRGRYRLSKIVISVQTAQKDPERTYLEGRWIIGDASCIYNAKSEVLRCAVNPAGPCQGCSLREVAPEIEAEN; encoded by the coding sequence TTGTCTACAGAAGATATAGATTTACCGACAGAAGTTCTAATTGGCAATTCCACCACGCCACTGGGGAAAATTTATTTGGATTGGAAACCCCAACCGGGTAACTATCTGGAAATCGATGGTCAAGCCTATACAGTGCTGGAACGTCGCCACAACTATCAGTTTCGGCGCGGTCGCTATCGCCTTAGCAAGATTGTAATTAGCGTCCAAACAGCCCAAAAAGATCCAGAGCGTACTTATCTAGAAGGGCGGTGGATAATTGGTGATGCTAGCTGTATTTATAATGCCAAGTCGGAGGTTTTGCGCTGTGCCGTAAATCCGGCTGGGCCTTGCCAGGGATGTAGTTTGCGGGAAGTAGCGCCAGAGATCGAAGCGGAAAATTGA
- a CDS encoding glycosyltransferase family 2 protein → MNKEKWSVVIPTYNRLPILTKCLRSLENQDFEQEYEVIVIDDGSTDGTVEFLQTHTNEFPHVKLFQRDHQGASIARNTGVEVATGEIILFIDSDLVSMPGSLTAHARALEGQDKAFTYGRIVNTSNFDDPTSEPFTLTDVSNAYFATGNTAIAKHWFIEAGGFDPDFKQYGWEDLELGVRLKNMGFKIIKCPKALGYHWHPPFTMDEVPKLIDVEKQRGRMGAIFYQKHPTWDVRMIIQMTWLHKALWGLLSFGGALNERSLKPILQFLIDRNRPQLALEIARIFLNWYSVQAVYDAYAQASQTKPTSQSATS, encoded by the coding sequence ATGAACAAAGAAAAGTGGTCGGTCGTGATCCCCACCTACAATCGTCTACCAATCTTAACTAAGTGTTTGAGGTCTTTGGAAAATCAAGACTTTGAGCAAGAGTATGAAGTGATTGTGATCGATGATGGTTCTACTGACGGCACGGTGGAATTTTTGCAAACCCATACCAATGAGTTTCCCCACGTTAAATTATTTCAGCGGGATCATCAGGGAGCCTCGATCGCCCGTAACACCGGGGTAGAAGTTGCCACTGGCGAAATTATCTTGTTTATTGACAGCGATCTGGTGTCGATGCCAGGGTCGCTAACCGCTCATGCCAGGGCACTAGAAGGACAGGATAAAGCCTTTACCTATGGCCGCATTGTGAACACCTCCAACTTTGATGACCCCACCTCCGAGCCGTTTACGCTGACGGATGTGTCTAATGCCTACTTCGCTACTGGCAATACGGCGATCGCCAAGCATTGGTTTATCGAGGCAGGCGGCTTTGATCCTGACTTCAAACAATATGGCTGGGAAGATCTAGAGCTGGGGGTGCGGCTCAAGAATATGGGGTTTAAGATTATTAAATGCCCCAAAGCCCTTGGCTATCACTGGCATCCACCCTTTACAATGGACGAAGTACCCAAATTAATTGATGTGGAAAAGCAACGCGGTCGGATGGGGGCAATTTTTTATCAAAAGCATCCTACCTGGGATGTGCGCATGATCATTCAAATGACCTGGCTGCATAAGGCGCTGTGGGGTTTGCTATCGTTTGGTGGGGCACTTAATGAGCGATCGCTAAAACCAATTTTGCAGTTTCTGATCGATCGCAATCGCCCCCAATTAGCGCTGGAGATCGCCCGCATTTTCCTGAATTGGTATAGTGTCCAGGCGGTCTATGATGCCTATGCCCAGGCTAGCCAAACCAAGCCAACCAGCCAGTCTGCCACTAGTTAA
- a CDS encoding DUF3007 family protein, translating into MRRIDAIAITLAFFALGGVAYFGLKMAGIEANSAGVWSQLVLVVGLLAWLSTYLLRVVTGNMTLDQQLDDYKKAVLQKKLAEMSPEEIAKLQAEIAAEELAEELAASEQQQAAKSDPDADQ; encoded by the coding sequence ATGCGTCGAATTGATGCGATCGCCATCACCCTAGCTTTCTTCGCCCTTGGTGGCGTGGCCTACTTTGGTTTGAAAATGGCTGGCATTGAGGCCAATTCAGCCGGAGTCTGGAGCCAGTTAGTGCTGGTGGTGGGTTTGCTGGCATGGCTATCGACCTATTTATTGCGGGTGGTCACGGGCAATATGACCCTCGATCAACAATTAGATGACTATAAAAAAGCAGTATTGCAAAAAAAATTGGCGGAGATGTCACCGGAAGAAATCGCCAAGCTTCAGGCCGAGATCGCTGCCGAAGAATTAGCCGAGGAATTAGCGGCAAGCGAACAGCAACAGGCTGCCAAATCCGACCCAGATGCAGACCAATGA
- the egtD gene encoding L-histidine N(alpha)-methyltransferase: protein MSQAVEKITLHDYQPQLASFRQEVLAGLAMPRKQFPPTFLFYDKRGSDLFIDICSTSEYYVTRTEVKILQQNNAEIAEYIGDRALLIEYGSGSSPKIHALLDALHAPVAYMPIDIEKAHLLDAAEKISHKYPNLDVVAIVADYTKQLHLPQIEGAHQKVVFFAGGTIGNLNPKQAIALLSQARQLVAPAGGMLVGVDLKKDPNRLHAAYNDAQGITAEFNLNILANINRELNANFDLDCFSHYAFYNPTEGRIEMHLVSLKAQTVIVAGQEFAFKAGESIHTENSYKYSLDDFKYVAQAAGFTLRKTWLDQNRLFSVHYLSASD from the coding sequence ATGAGCCAAGCCGTCGAAAAAATAACCCTACATGACTATCAGCCTCAGCTGGCCAGCTTTCGCCAGGAAGTTTTGGCTGGGCTAGCGATGCCCCGCAAACAGTTTCCGCCTACATTTTTGTTCTATGACAAGCGTGGCTCTGATCTGTTTATTGATATTTGTAGTACCAGTGAATATTACGTCACTCGCACCGAAGTTAAAATCCTGCAACAAAACAATGCCGAGATTGCTGAATATATTGGCGATCGCGCCTTGCTGATTGAATATGGCAGCGGTAGTAGCCCCAAGATTCATGCCCTGCTTGATGCTTTGCATGCTCCAGTGGCCTATATGCCGATCGACATTGAAAAAGCCCACTTACTCGATGCGGCGGAAAAAATTTCCCATAAGTATCCCAATTTAGACGTGGTGGCGATCGTGGCTGACTATACCAAGCAGCTTCACTTGCCCCAGATAGAAGGAGCCCATCAAAAAGTAGTTTTCTTTGCGGGCGGCACGATCGGCAATCTCAATCCCAAACAGGCGATCGCCTTGCTGTCCCAGGCGCGGCAGTTGGTGGCTCCTGCTGGTGGGATGCTGGTGGGCGTAGACCTGAAAAAAGATCCCAATCGGCTCCATGCAGCCTATAACGATGCCCAGGGAATCACGGCAGAATTTAATTTAAATATTCTGGCCAATATTAACCGTGAACTAAACGCTAATTTTGATTTAGATTGCTTTAGTCACTATGCCTTCTATAACCCAACCGAAGGCAGAATCGAGATGCACTTGGTCAGCCTCAAAGCGCAAACTGTGATTGTGGCAGGGCAGGAGTTTGCTTTCAAAGCGGGGGAGAGCATTCATACCGAAAACTCCTATAAATATAGTTTGGATGATTTTAAGTATGTGGCGCAGGCGGCTGGATTTACCCTCCGCAAAACCTGGTTAGATCAAAACCGCTTATTCAGTGTTCATTACCTGTCGGCCAGTGATTAA